Proteins from one Emys orbicularis isolate rEmyOrb1 chromosome 2, rEmyOrb1.hap1, whole genome shotgun sequence genomic window:
- the PCNA gene encoding proliferating cell nuclear antigen, producing the protein MFEARLVQGSVLKRVLEALKDLITEACWDLGSGGISLQSMDSSHVSLVQLTLRSEGFDTYRCDRNIAMGVNLASMSKILKCAGNEDIITLRAEDNADTLALVFEAPNQEKVSDYEMKLMDLDVEQLGIPEQEYSCVVKMPSGEFARICRDLSHIGDAVVISCAKDGVKFSANGELGNGNIKLSQTSNVDKEEEAVTIEMNEPVQLTFALRYLNFFTKATPLSPTVTLSMSADVPLVVEYKIADMGHLKYYLAPKIEDQQDGS; encoded by the exons ATGTTCGAGGCGCGGCTGGTGCAGGGCTCGGTGCTGAAGCGGGTGCTGGAGGCGCTCAAGGACCTGATCACCGAGGCTTGCTGGGACCTGGGCTCGGGCGGCATCAGCCTGCAGAGCATGGACTCCTCGCACGTCTCGCTGGTGCAGCTCACGCTGCGCTCTGAGGGCTTCGACACCTACCGCTGCGACCGCAACATCGCCATGGGGGTCAACCTGGCCAG TATGTCCAAAATACTGAAGTGTGCTGGCAATGAAGACATAATCACCCTCAGAGCAGAGGACAATGCAGATACACTGGCTCTGGTATTTGAGGCACCAA ATCAGGAGAAGGTCTCTGATTATGAGATGAAATTAATGGATTTAGATGTGGAACAACTTGGAATTCCA GAACAAGAATACAGCTGTGTAGTGAAAATGCCTTCTGGTGAATTTGCACGGATCTGCAGAGATCTCAGCCATATTGGAGATGCTGTTGTCATCTCTTGTGCAAAAGATGGTGTAAAATTTTCTGCTAATGGAGAGCTAGGAAATGGAAACATCAAGCTGTCACAGACCAGTAATGTGGATAAGGAGGAAGAAGCT GTTACAATAGAGATGAATGAGCCAGTCCAGCTCACTTTTGCTTTGAGGTACTTGAATTTTTTTACCAAAGCCACACCACTATCACCTACAGTTACACTTAGTATGTCTGCAGATGTTCCACTAG TTGTGGAGTACAAGATTGCGGATATGGGACATTTAAAATACTATCTTGCCCCAAAGATTGAGGATCAGCAGGATGGTTCTTAA